GAGAGCTCCATTGGGCTGCGTACTCCCTTAGGAATATAAACAAAAGAACCATCGGAAAAGACAGCGGAGTTTAGCGCCGTATAAAAATTGTCTCCAATGGGAACGACTGTGCCCAGATATTTTTCCAGAAGCTCGGGATATCTCTTAACAGCTTCACTCATCGAGCAGAGGACAACCCCTGCTTTTTCTAGGGTTTCATGAAAAGTCGTTCCAAGAGACACCGAATCAAAAACAACATCGACCGCAACATTGCTGAGGCGCTTTTGCTCCTCTAAAGGAATGCCTAATTTATCGAAGGTGCGGAGGATTTCAGGATCAACTTCATCCAGGCTGCTCAATTCTTGCTTCTTCTTTGGTGCAGCATAATATCTAATATCCTGAAAATCAATGGAAGCTATATCTAAATGCCCCCAACTGGGCGGTATCATCTCCTTCCACTTTCGAAAAGCTTTCAGTCGGAACTCAAGCATAAAGCTCGGCTCCTCTTTCTTTGCAGAAAGAGCTCTGACAGTCTCTTCATCTAACCCTTTAGGAAAAAGGTCCGATTCAATCTCGGTTCTAAAACCATATTTATATTCTTCCCGCTCAGCAAGAAGCTCTTCAGTTGACATGCGTTCTCCATTCTTCTGGACCAATAAAATACCCCTTTTCTCCTCCGAATGTCAACTGCTCAATAGTCCTCGTTGAAAGTAAAAATTTCAGTCATGTCTCCCGCGGCTCTTTCGACAAATTCTTTCAAAGATTCTGAGCTTCTAAGAATTTCTCGAATCACCGCTCCCCTCCCTTCATTCTTGAGAACAAGCCCATAAACCCCTACTCCACGGTGAGGTCCTTGGCAGTCAGAGCGAAAAGCTCCCATCATAAAGGCTCCGACATCATCAGTGAGGCCTACCTTGAGATCTCCCGCCTCTTCTTTGGTATACTCCCGAATAAAGTGCCAAGGAACTGTCTTTCGACTTCCACGGCAAACACCATCTCCACCATAGAATCCCACATGAACATCGTAATACTCATGTGCCCACTGCGGCACTGATAAATGAAATTCTTTATTCCCCTCATTTTGAAGATATATCGCAAAGAAAAGGTCTAATTTATCTTCTTCTATATTTAATAGTTTAGCCTTCATCGGTTCTGGAAAATAGCAAATCTGCCGCCGTGGAATCTTCACAAAAAGGTGGGGCTCCCTTCCCTCCATATAGACCACATTGAGGCTTTGCCGTGTCGATAAATTAATTGAGGGATAGGTAATTGGGTCTAGCCAAGCCCTCCAAGTCTCTCGATCTCTTTGGCACCTATCAACCGTAAATAACCCCTCTTCAACGTCCCTAAGCTGAGGAGCATCAGATATCCTTGCATTAACGATATGAAAAACAGCGGTAGCATACTCATCCACCCGTTGAATCAATGCATCCACATAGGAATATAAATAACTTGCAAATGAATAAACACGAGACGCGCCAACTCTTTCCATAAGACCCTCATCAAATGAGAGTAAGTATAAACTTTTTTTGTTTAGAAAGGCAAGTACTTACCAGATGATCAAGAGGGCTGGTTGGCAATTTTTGTAAGATCTGTAATCAGCTTCTTTAGGATAGCGACTGTTCTGCGATTCGTGTAAAAGATAGCCCCCGAAAAAATTACTAACGAAAGAAAACCTAACGTTGCCATTGTTTTCATCCTCTTTTTGTCAATTTTTTCCTCGAGTACTAAGTCGAAAAAGGTCCACATTCCTACCAACAGAGGAGTTCCCCAAATGGGACTGTTGAGAACTGGCATAATTTTCTAGAATAATTTAAGCTCTTTCTCTTTTTAGATGGAGGATTCCCATGCAACAAGTTGAGATGATTTGCTTAGAAGACTTAGTTCCAAAAAGCCACAATTATCGTAAATTTGCCAAGATTTGGTCATTTAGTTTTGTGGAGAAAAGACTCAGAAAACTGGAGAAGGACAATCCCCATAAAGGGCATGGCTTGCTTCGGATATTCAAGTGTTTATTGCTGCAGTTTAATGAAGCGATTCATCGCTTTTATTCCCTCCTCTTTTGTCGGAGGCATATACATATTATGGGACTGTTGAGAACTGGCATAATTTTCTAGAATAGTTTAAGCTCTTTCTCTTTTTAGATGGAGGATTCCCATGCAACAAGTTGAGATGATTTGCTTAGAAGACTTGGTTCCAGAAAGCCACAATTACCGTAAATTTGCCAAGATTTGGTCATTTAGTTTTGTGGAGAAAAGACTCAGAAAACTGGAGAAGGACAATCCCCATAAAGGGTATGGCTTGCTGCGGATATTCAAGTGTTTATTGCTGCAGTTTCTGGAGAACTGCAGCGATAGAGAATTAGAACGCTTTATCCAAGAAAACACTGCAGCTCGATGGTTTTGTGGGTTTAACCTGAGAGACAATACCCCAGATCACACAGTCTTTTGTCAGCTTAGAAAAAAAATAGGGACCAATATCTTGTCCAAGATCTTTGCTGATCTAAGAGATCAGCTAAAAGATCAAGGACTTATGAGTGAAGTTTTTACCTTTGTAGATGCAACCCATTTAATTGCTAAAGCGAATTTATGGGAGGAAAGAGATAAGGCGATTGCAGAAAAATACGAGAAACTGAACAACGAAAACATCTCACAATTTTCTGCAGACGTTCAAGCAAAGATTGGTTGTAAAGGGAAGAATAAATACTGGTATGGTTATAAGCAGCATACCAGTGTAGACATGCAGACAGGTCTTATCAATAAGGTTGCGATTACTCCGGCTAATATCACAGATGCCTCAGGTTTCAAACACGTCTGTCCCTCTCAGGGGGCTAGCTATATGGACAAGGGCTATTGTATAAATCCCGCCCCCAGAATAGCTAAGGCAAAGGGGGTACATCTAGGCGCTATCAAAAAGAATAACATGAAGGGCAAAAATAAAGATCAGGATCGGTGGTACAGTTCCGTGAGGGCCCCTCATGAGCGGGTCTTTTCGCAAATAGAGAAACGAGTGCGGTACCGAGGAATCGCGAAAAATCAGTTTTCAAGTTTTATGCAAGCTATTTGTTACAATCTGAAGAGGCTCGCGGTTCTAGATCCCCCAAATTTGTGTCTCTCCTAGGGAGAGGTGTGTCCAAATGGACTGAATTTTCCATTTCTAAACACTTACAAACTACAAAACCTATCAAAAAGCACCTGTTTTTTCGAACTCAAAAGTTTTACATTCTGAAACTTCTGAATCTCTTTGGTTCTAAACAGCCTCATTATGGATCATTGACTTCGCATCAACCTGAACCGATTTTGGCATCTTATCGAGGATATTGGCAGTTTTGTGTACCCAGCAACGTTGCTGAGCACATCCAGGAAACTCCTCTTCTAAAGCAGCCCAAAATCCAAGAGCCCCATCTCCAATTGATAGCTTTGGGCCCTGTTTCAGTCCTTTGGATTTAAGATCCTGTAGCACTGTTTTCCAAGATAGCTTGTTTTCTCCGTCTTAAATCGCAACCATTTCCTTTGTTCCATTCGCAAGTGCCCCTATGATAACAAGCAAACAAGGGCGATCACTACTAAGCCTCACATTGAAATAAATCCCATCAGCCCAAAAGTAAATATACTCTTTGCTTGATAGATCTCGGTTTTGCCACTTTTCATACTCTTCTTCCCAAATCTTGGTTAGCCTAGCAATGTTTGTTGCTGACAGTCCTTTGGCGTGATCTCCCAATATAGCCACCAAAGCTTCACTCATATTCCCCATGGAAACACTCTTGAGATAAAGGGATGGAATAAGGGCATCAATGCTTGGCGCCCGTCTCATATATTTTGGCAAGATCGCACTCGTGAATTTTTCTCCTTTAACCCGAGGCTTTTTGACTTTTATGGGACCTACTCCAGTTTGGATTTCTCTTTCTGGAAGGTAGCCGTTCCTCTTCACAGTCATATGGCCATTCTCATCTTTTGAATTGTTGCATTGCTTTATAAACTCTTCTACTTCACTTTCAATCGCTTGATGAAGCATCTTTCTCGCTCCCTCGCGCACTATCTCTTCTAGACACTGATAGTATTGGGTGACCTTGCCCCGAAAAAGTGGACGGATATGATATAGACTTTTCAAGAAAATGAGGAGTTTAAAAGAATGAAGAAATTTGACGAAGAATTCAAAGCCAATGCAGTTCGTTTAGTCAGAGAAGAAAGGATGAAAATCAAAGACGTGGCACATGATTTAGGAATTGGTAAATCAACGCTTAGCTACTGGTTAGGACTCAATCGAAAGGGAGAGCTTATCAAAGCGGCAAGTCAAAAAAAAGAAGATGAAGATATGAGAAAACTCAGAAAAGAGAATCGCATCTTAAAAGAGGAAAGAGACATCCTAAAAAAAGCCATGGGCATCTTCTCATCAATGTCAAAAGCAGATACAGAATTATGAAAAAGCTAAGGAACCAGCATTCCATAGAGAAGATGTCCAAGGTATTCAGGGTGTCAAAAAGCGACTATTACCGCTTTTTGACTTCCTCCCATGGTAAAAGAGCCCAAGAAGAAAAGATCTTAGGAGGAGAAATCGAAGTACTTTTCCATGAACATAAATCAAGAGCAGGCAGCCCGAAAATATGGGTAGATCTCAAAGAAAAAGGATACGCATGTGGCAGAAAAAGAGTGGCTAAGATCATGAAAAAGAAGGGGTTGTCAGCAAAAGTTCCTAAGAAATGGAAGGGAGTAAAAAGAGTTGTGGATCAAAAGAAACCCAACCTTCTTAAGCAGGATTTTCATGCCTCATCACAAAACTATAAGTGGGTCAGCGATATCACCTATATCCGCACAGGGAAAGGATGGGCATACTTGTGTGCGATCATGGACCTTTACTCCAGAAAAATCGTAAGTCACAATGTGAAATCACACATGAGACAAGAGGTTGTTGTTCAGGCATTAGAACAAGCAATGGTAAGAAGAAAAGGTTCAAAAAAAGGACTAATTTTTCATTCAGACCAAGGAGTACAATATGGGTCACAATCAGTTGAAAAGCTTCTTGAGCACAACGGAATCATAGGAAGTATGAGCAGCAAAGGAAGCTGCTATGACAATGCTGCAATGGAGAGTTTCTTTAGCACCTTGAAGAGAGAGTGTGTAAGAGGCAAGATTTACAAGGATGTGAAAGATGTTGAAAATGAAATATTTAACTACATAGAGTGTTATTACAATACTAAAAGAAGACACTCAACATTGGGATACGTAAGCCCAACAAAATTTGAAGAAAAGTACCAAAAAAGCCTATATTAAAACCGTCCACAAAATCGGGGCAAGGTCACCCTATGACTTTTTCTAAGGTTCCATAGTCATCTTTTTCTTTGAGCTGATCTGTATACAGCTTCGCCCAATAGTATAGAGCTCTTTTGTCGTAGTCAGCCTCATCGGCAATTTGAATTTCAATATTGAACTTCTTTCCGTGGTTTCCTTCGGCTTTGATGTCGAGGATTGAGAGCTTGTCTTCTTTGAAATTCTTCTGATTATAGGGATTAAGCAGGGTCACATCGACAACCTGATCCTCCTCTCCTACGATAGAGTTAATCGTTGATTGCTAAACTTTTTTGTAACCCTGTTCAGACGCCCTTTCTTTTTTTTCAAAAATATCATCTAACTTGCTTAAAACTGAATCCTTGTATTCACCAGCTTCTGATTGCAATTCGCCTTGATTATCAAGTCCCTCTATAGACTGTAAAAATTGAATAAACAACCCTTGTATTTTTTCCTCTGCTTCTGCTTTAGGCAATTCTGGGGGTGAAAGCATCTGAATAATCTCTTTCTTAAATTGGAACACATCAATGGAAGTAGTCATGACTCACCTCTTTCTTCTGGTTTTCTAAGCAGCAAGCACTGCTTTGTTAGCGGACATTGTATATACTGTGCTTTTAAATGAAAACGAAAAGCTGGGACCTCATTAGCGCATCCCATTTCTTTTCTAAGTTCAAAAGATTTGTCTACTTCTTCTTTGATCTTTTCTAACGCATCATCTTCTTGAAAAGCAGCTTTGATTGTAGCAACAATAACATCGAAGCTTTGGTTTTTCTTTGGAACTTTAATAAAGCCGTTTTCTGCTAAAAACTTTCCCAGATAGGCTTTATGTAAGCCATCGAATCCATTCGGTATATTTTCTGTAGCCAATACTGTTTTACCAATCTTGATCTTTGGATCGCCTAAAATAGGGTTTGGAGTTCCGGTAATATAAGTCGCTGTATCGCAAAAAATAACTCTAGTTGGACAGTTTTCCATTAATTCTTTTTTAGCAGCTACGCATGCAGAAGTTATTGAATCCACCCGCTCTTGAAAACTAGTATCCCTTTTTAAGAGTCCCTTTACTCCTTTGTATATACCTTCCATGTCTACTGCTATTTTTGTACAAAATATCTCTGGGTCTATAAAGTGTAAGTTCCCATGTCCATCCAATATAAAATTTTCATTATGAGTATCTTCAAAACCCATGTGATGCAATACTGTCACTAAATCTACAGTACTCATATGTGCTTGATTCACCTTGTTTCGCATTTCTGAAGTAAATTTCGACACAGGTATTTCAATCCCTTGTAAACGGGAGTCATAGCCGTGGTCACCGCAATCTAGCATAGGCCTAAGCTCTTTCTGACAAACTTCGTGAAGTACGTTTTCTAAAATTTGATCCGGAATTAAGCTGCGAGGTTTATATACCAATCGAATTTCTTTGTCAGCTACTGTGAATGTTAAAAATAAAGATTTTTTACCGCCAAAATGTGTTTCATCTCCTGCGATTTCCATTTTAATTTTACTCAAAACCTCTAATCCAAGGCATTCTGGAAAAAAGGTACGAACGATTTCACTACAATCTTGTTTTATATGCCCTTTTACCTCTTCGAAAAAAGAGGGAAATAAAGAATCGCCTTGGGGTCTTTTTGTAGACACTCTAAGAGTTGGAGAAGCTATTGCCTCTAAAATGCGTTCTATATGTGATTGATTATCTGATGATTGCGC
The window above is part of the Candidatus Neptunochlamydia sp. REUL1 genome. Proteins encoded here:
- a CDS encoding IS5 family transposase; this translates as MQQVEMICLEDLVPESHNYRKFAKIWSFSFVEKRLRKLEKDNPHKGYGLLRIFKCLLLQFLENCSDRELERFIQENTAARWFCGFNLRDNTPDHTVFCQLRKKIGTNILSKIFADLRDQLKDQGLMSEVFTFVDATHLIAKANLWEERDKAIAEKYEKLNNENISQFSADVQAKIGCKGKNKYWYGYKQHTSVDMQTGLINKVAITPANITDASGFKHVCPSQGASYMDKGYCINPAPRIAKAKGVHLGAIKKNNMKGKNKDQDRWYSSVRAPHERVFSQIEKRVRYRGIAKNQFSSFMQAICYNLKRLAVLDPPNLCLS
- a CDS encoding transposase codes for the protein MKKFDEEFKANAVRLVREERMKIKDVAHDLGIGKSTLSYWLGLNRKGELIKAASQKKEDEDMRKLRKENRILKEERDILKKAMGIFSSMSKADTEL
- a CDS encoding DUF4135 domain-containing protein produces the protein MAEASSGPTGSQPVSGAQSSDNQSHIERILEAIASPTLRVSTKRPQGDSLFPSFFEEVKGHIKQDCSEIVRTFFPECLGLEVLSKIKMEIAGDETHFGGKKSLFLTFTVADKEIRLVYKPRSLIPDQILENVLHEVCQKELRPMLDCGDHGYDSRLQGIEIPVSKFTSEMRNKVNQAHMSTVDLVTVLHHMGFEDTHNENFILDGHGNLHFIDPEIFCTKIAVDMEGIYKGVKGLLKRDTSFQERVDSITSACVAAKKELMENCPTRVIFCDTATYITGTPNPILGDPKIKIGKTVLATENIPNGFDGLHKAYLGKFLAENGFIKVPKKNQSFDVIVATIKAAFQEDDALEKIKEEVDKSFELRKEMGCANEVPAFRFHLKAQYIQCPLTKQCLLLRKPEERGES